A window from Kovacikia minuta CCNUW1 encodes these proteins:
- a CDS encoding ISKra4 family transposase (programmed frameshift), producing the protein MDAEKLQQIQAHARAIAALLYDETAPEQLTTLEGIEAAVRGHVLEQVSPEIGKFFITRASGPSSGRSRQLKSILGSISLTENQAKVLNVKERTQLSPYLEKCCLILSANVSYERSAQDIPILTGMKVSRGTQQRLVHRQCFELPRIETAVEEMSIDGGKVRIRTPKGEICRWQDYKAVNLHGHCCEAFLQDNEQLVQWVNEQPLNTPVTCLGDGHDGIWNLFAGIAEVSQRREILDWFHLVENLYKVGGSLQRLATVESLLWQGNVDGAIEQFTGWQHEQVDNFIAYLTKHRHRIVNYSYYQAEGISIGSGTIESTVKQISARIKLTGAQWKADNVPQVLLHRCAYLNGQLSL; encoded by the exons ATGGATGCTGAGAAACTTCAACAAATTCAAGCTCACGCTCGTGCGATAGCGGCATTGCTCTACGATGAAACTGCCCCAGAGCAATTAACCACCCTTGAAGGCATCGAAGCGGCAGTAAGAGGACATGTCCTGGAGCAGGTCAGTCCAGAAATCGGTA AATTTTTTATCACAAGGGCAAGCGGTCCTAGCAGCGGACGAAGTCGGCAACTCAAAAGCATCCTTGGCAGCATCAGCCTCACCGAAAACCAAGCGAAAGTCTTGAACGTGAAAGAGCGCACTCAGTTAAGTCCTTACTTGGAGAAATGCTGCTTGATTTTGAGTGCGAATGTGTCCTATGAGCGATCTGCTCAAGATATTCCGATTCTAACGGGAATGAAGGTTTCCAGAGGGACACAGCAACGGTTAGTGCATCGGCAGTGCTTCGAGTTGCCACGAATTGAAACCGCAGTGGAGGAAATGAGTATTGATGGCGGCAAGGTGCGGATTCGTACTCCAAAAGGAGAGATTTGTAGATGGCAGGATTACAAAGCTGTGAATCTGCATGGACATTGCTGTGAGGCATTTTTGCAAGACAATGAGCAATTAGTCCAATGGGTCAACGAACAACCGCTGAACACTCCGGTCACTTGTCTCGGTGATGGTCATGATGGGATTTGGAACTTGTTTGCAGGGATTGCTGAAGTCAGCCAACGACGTGAGATTTTAGATTGGTTTCATCTGGTCGAAAATCTGTACAAAGTCGGTGGTTCACTGCAACGATTAGCCACTGTGGAAAGCTTGTTGTGGCAGGGTAACGTAGATGGCGCAATTGAGCAATTCACGGGTTGGCAGCATGAACAGGTTGACAACTTCATCGCCTATCTCACCAAACATCGTCATCGCATTGTCAACTATAGTTACTACCAAGCCGAAGGCATTTCAATTGGGTCGGGCACGATTGAATCGACGGTGAAGCAGATCAGCGCACGTATCAAACTGA